TCGAGCACCATGGCGTTTGACAGCGCCCGCTGCCGGACAAGGCGGGCAGCGAGGGTCTCGCCCTCGAGGCGCTCCATCACCAAGTAGGCGGTGGCGTTCTCCTCGAACACGTCGAGAACCCGCACGATACCCGGGTGGTTGAAGCGGCCCAGCACCCGCGCCTCCTCGAGAAAAGCGGCCCTGGCCTCGAGAAAGCCCTCGAGGCGCATGCCAGCCGGGGGGCGCAGCGTGATGCCGACGCGGGTGGAGCCGTCGGGAAACAGTTCCTTGACGGCGACCGGACGGCCCAGCGCCTGGTCGTAGCCCGCGTAGGTGATGCCGAAGCCGCCCTGACCGAGCACCGACTCGATCCGGTAGCGTCCGGCGGCGAGGCTGCTGCCCGGAGGCAGGTGAACGCCGCCTGCGTCGTGCAGCGGGGCGCCGCAAACCGGGCAGACGGTCTCGGTGCCGCTGAGGTGGGAAGCGCAGTAGGGGCAGGTGGTGAGCAGGATCGGTCTCCAGGGAAAGAAGTCGGCGGGCGTCTTTAGGGACCAGTTAACCGTGCACAGGCATTAGAAAACTGCTGCCTTTGGTCCGATCTCCGGTCCTGGCGGCAGACGAAGCACGCGCACGCGAACTCAGGCTCCGGTGAGCCTGCGGATCTCGTCGTCCGACGGCAGGCTGCCCTCGCCGCTGCGCAAGGTCTGGGTCTTGGCTCCGATCTTGAGGGTCTTGGCGGTCGCGGCACTCATGGACTGTCCGCCCTCGAGTTCGTTGATGGCGCGGTCCAAGGCCACGGTCATGGCGCCGTTGCCCAGGCGCTGGGTCATGGCGCGCGCCAGCTGCAGGGTTTTTTGGGCCTGCACAGGGTCCTGGCGCGCCTCACGCGTGGCCTGGGCCACCAGGTTCTCGATGTTGCGCTGCTGCACCCACTGCATCACCTCGGGGTCGATCGAGGCGGCGCGCGACTCGTCAGGGGTGAACTCCACCACCACGTCGAGCGGCGGAATCTCGCCGCGGTAATCGGCCCCGGGCACCTGATAGGTCAGGCCCAGCTGGGCGAGGCGCATGCGGGCAGGCGGGCGGGCGGGCAGGGTGAACTCGAGGACGTACACGGCCCCTTGCGGTGCCTCCACGTTGCCCAGCGGGTGCGGCTGCAAGTTCTTGTCCACCTCGGTCTGGGTGGGGAACACCCGGGTGATGCGGTCCAAGGCCACCTCGCGCACGGTGCGCACCGACAGGCCCACCTCGGTCACGACCTCGTTCGCGGCGTGCTGAATATCGCCCAGCAGCGCGGCGGGCAGGTCCGAAGCCCGCACCGAGGGCGGCTGAGGGTTTTGGGTATCGGGCACCACATCGAAGGGCTGACCCTGAGTGGAGTTGGCGAGGTCGATCAAGAGGTCGGTGTTGACCTCCTCGCCCACGCCCACGGTGGTGACCGGAACGCGGGCCTGCGCGAGCTGGGCGGTCTGTTCGCGCACCACCGCCTCGTCGAAGGTCTGGCCGTCGGAAAGCAGCACCACGCGGCGGCTGCCGGTCTCGGCGGCCACCAGGCGGGCGGCCTCACGCAGGCCCGCGCCCATGTGCGTGCCACCCGAATAGCGGGTCAGGCGCTCGGCGGCGGCGATCAGACGGGCGCGTTCGCTGGCGGGCGTGAACTCCACCAGCACCTCGGCGCTGTCATCGAACTTGACCAGGGCCAGGCGGTCGTCGTCTTTGAGCAGGTCCGAGGTCAGGATGCCGCGCAGCGACTCGACCACCAGGTCCATCTTGTTCTTGCCGCCGCGCACCACCTCGTAGGTCTGACCGTCCACCACGCGTTTTTCTCCGGTGCGCTCGGTCGGGGGAGTCACCACCTCGCGCATCGAGCCGGAGGTGTCCACCACGAAGGCCACCGACAGCCGGGGGCGCGCGGCCGCGGCGGTCGCACTGGGCCGCAGCTGCAGGGTGACGAACAGCTTCTGCCCGGCCGAGTGGGCCAGCAAAAACTCACGGTGTAGCTTCAAAGACGCCTCGAGCATCGTTCCTCCTTCGGGGCCGGGCCCCGGTCGCAGCCGTCCTAGGCGCTGCCGCTCTCGCGCACCAGCGACCCGCGGTTTTCCCGCAGGACCGGGCGTGCTGTCTGTACTACGTAGATTCCGTGCAGGCCGTTCCCACGCACCGTGTTACGCACCGCCTCTCCCCCGCCCTGCTCGAGGTACGCCAGGCCGCACTCGCGGTTGTCCTCGAGGGTGTTCTCCTCGAGCAACGGGTCGGCCTGCCCGGCGACGGCCACCCCGTGCACGGCGTTGCGGATGACGCTCACCCCGCGCAGGCAGCCGCCCGTAGCCTCGAAGAACACGGCCCCGCAACTGCCGTTGCGCTCCAGGCGTCCCCCCTCGAGGTCCAGTCGGGCGCGGCCTTCGAGGTGCACGCCGCTGCCCCCGTTACCGGACGAGATCAGGTCACGCGCCCGGACCTGAGCGGCGCTCAGCAGTGCCAGCCCGTTTCCCGCGCTGCCGTCGGTAGCCTGCACGCCGCCGCCGAGCTCGCACCCGCGCAGGGTCAGGTCACCGTCTTGCACCACCACCACGTCGGCGGCCATGCGGCCGCCGTGGTCTACCCGCAAGTCCTCGAAGATGACGCCCCGGGCCTGTACCAGCAGAACGTAGGTGGGGGCCTCGCAGACGATGCGGGTCTGCTGCGCGCCGGAGCCGACCAGCCGGACCGGACGGGTGAGGGTCAGCGGGGCGGGCAGCGCGAACTTGCCGGGTGCCAGCCGCAGCGTGGCTCCGTCGGGCGCGGCCTGCAGGGCGCGCAACAGGTTCCCGCCGGGCGGGCGGATCGGCTGAGAGAGGTCGGGGGCGGGCGGCGTTGCCACCGCCGCAGCCGGCTCCCCGAGCAGGGCGCGCGCGGCGGCAACGCTGGCCGGGCGCTCGGCCACCGCTACGGCCAGGGTGCGTTCGACCAGGGCGCGCAGTCCGGGCGGCACGCTGGCCGGCAGCGGCGGCAGGGCCACGCCCAGCAGGCGGTCGGTGGCCGCAGGCGGGGCCTGCCCGCTGAGCGCGTGGTACAGCGTTGCTCCCAGCGCGTACAGGTCGGTGTACGGCCCGAAACGTGCGCTGGTGGCGTACTGTTCGGGCGGCGCGTAACCGGGCGTCACCAGCCGTGTATGCGTGCGCGCCTGCCCGCTCTCGAACGCGCGGGCCGAGCCAAAGTCGATCAGCACCCGCCGGCCGCCGCGCGTCAGGAACACGTTGTCCGGCTTGAGGTCGCGGTGCAGCACCCCGGCCGCGTGCACCACCTCGAGGGCGCCCAGCAGGTCACGCGCCACGCTCAGGCCCTCCTCGGGGCGCAACGGGCCGCGCGCGAGGCGTCCGCCCAGCGTCTCGCCCTCGAGGAATTCCATCGCGAGGTAGGCGGTCCCACCCCCCTCGAAGGCGTCCCATACCCGCACGATGCCGGGGTGGTCGAAGCGGGCCAGGGTGCGGGCCTCGTCCAGAAAACGTTCGCGGGCCTCTCGAAAACCGCCCGGTCCGAGCGAACCGGGCGGAATCACCCCGGTTCCCACACGGCTCGATCCGTCGGGAAACAGCTCCTTGACCGCCACCGGGCGGCCCAGCAGCGTGTCGCGCGCGCGGTAGGTGATGCCAAAACCGCCCTGGCCGAGCGTGGCCTCGAGGACGTAACGCCCTGCGGCCAGCGCGGTGCCTGCGGGCAACTGAACGCCCAGAGAGACCGGGGCGCCGCACACCGGACAGACGGTGGCCGCGGCGGGTAGAGGGGAAGCGCATACCGGACAGTGGGACAAGGCACCTCCTGTGCCGCCGGGGGCGACACTTGAAGGGCATTCTAACGCCTCGAGGTCAAGGAGAGCCGCTGCCGGGGGATGGCGCTGACCCGCTCGGGCTGCTGTCCCTCTGGCAAGAAGTTCTTTCTGACGCGACATGAAAACACTGCCAAACGAGCGCGCAGCCCACCTCATGCCCGGTTTTCTAAAAACTCACTTACTAAAGCGGGCGAGACGGCATGATGTCGGCAAACAAGAAGAGCATGAACGAAGACACCGCACGCAGTGTCTCGGGAAGGAGCTGTAATGCATCACCGTAACGTTCGCAACCTGATCGCCATTACCACCGCCGCCCTCGTCCTGGCCGCCTGCGGAAACGCCGGAAACCCCAGCAACCCCAATCCGGGCGAAGCGCTTTCCCAGCAGGAAGCCTCGGAATTGCGCGGAGCCGCCGTCCAGGGTAACGCCATGCTGTCGGCCTCGCTCAGCGCGGACACCAGCCCGCTGGCCATGGTGGGTGCCGGAGTCAACCTCAACACGAACGACATCGACTGCTCGGCACAGGCCAGCAGCACCACCGACGCCGATAACGACGGCATCCACCAGGATGCCACGCTGACTTGGGACTGCACCGTGGGAACCCTGAGCACCGAAGGCCGCCTGCGCGCCCAGGACAAGAACGATCAAGACGCGCGCAGCGGCTTCCGCCTCGAGGCCCAGGATGTCCGGCTCAGCCTGGGCGAAGGCGACCGGCTGCGTTCGTTCGACCTGGACTCCACCTTTGACCTGAACACCTCGGGTCAGACGTATTCGGCCGACTCGCAGCTGACCGTCGACTACCAGACTCCCCGGGGCTCGGGCAGCGCCAGCTCGGACTACGACATCACCCTCACCCCTGACAACGCC
The nucleotide sequence above comes from Deinobacterium chartae. Encoded proteins:
- a CDS encoding vWA domain-containing protein, producing the protein MLEASLKLHREFLLAHSAGQKLFVTLQLRPSATAAAARPRLSVAFVVDTSGSMREVVTPPTERTGEKRVVDGQTYEVVRGGKNKMDLVVESLRGILTSDLLKDDDRLALVKFDDSAEVLVEFTPASERARLIAAAERLTRYSGGTHMGAGLREAARLVAAETGSRRVVLLSDGQTFDEAVVREQTAQLAQARVPVTTVGVGEEVNTDLLIDLANSTQGQPFDVVPDTQNPQPPSVRASDLPAALLGDIQHAANEVVTEVGLSVRTVREVALDRITRVFPTQTEVDKNLQPHPLGNVEAPQGAVYVLEFTLPARPPARMRLAQLGLTYQVPGADYRGEIPPLDVVVEFTPDESRAASIDPEVMQWVQQRNIENLVAQATREARQDPVQAQKTLQLARAMTQRLGNGAMTVALDRAINELEGGQSMSAATAKTLKIGAKTQTLRSGEGSLPSDDEIRRLTGA
- a CDS encoding protein kinase domain-containing protein produces the protein MSHCPVCASPLPAAATVCPVCGAPVSLGVQLPAGTALAAGRYVLEATLGQGGFGITYRARDTLLGRPVAVKELFPDGSSRVGTGVIPPGSLGPGGFREARERFLDEARTLARFDHPGIVRVWDAFEGGGTAYLAMEFLEGETLGGRLARGPLRPEEGLSVARDLLGALEVVHAAGVLHRDLKPDNVFLTRGGRRVLIDFGSARAFESGQARTHTRLVTPGYAPPEQYATSARFGPYTDLYALGATLYHALSGQAPPAATDRLLGVALPPLPASVPPGLRALVERTLAVAVAERPASVAAARALLGEPAAAVATPPAPDLSQPIRPPGGNLLRALQAAPDGATLRLAPGKFALPAPLTLTRPVRLVGSGAQQTRIVCEAPTYVLLVQARGVIFEDLRVDHGGRMAADVVVVQDGDLTLRGCELGGGVQATDGSAGNGLALLSAAQVRARDLISSGNGGSGVHLEGRARLDLEGGRLERNGSCGAVFFEATGGCLRGVSVIRNAVHGVAVAGQADPLLEENTLEDNRECGLAYLEQGGGEAVRNTVRGNGLHGIYVVQTARPVLRENRGSLVRESGSA